One genomic window of Cricetulus griseus strain 17A/GY chromosome 3, alternate assembly CriGri-PICRH-1.0, whole genome shotgun sequence includes the following:
- the LOC103164265 gene encoding keratin-associated protein 5-5-like isoform X2, which produces MTLSNHVLQQDPDGAGETEDVDSGQAEDMGQIETEGPADYTAACYPKKGHRPGGCGSCGGCKGGCGSCGGCKGGCGSCGGCKGGCGSCGGCKPCCCQSSCCKPCCCCESSCCKPCCCCQSSCCKPCCCQSSCCKPCCCQSSCCKPCCCQSSCCKPCCCQSSCCKPCCCQSSCCKPCCCQSSCCKPCCCQSSCCKPCCCQSSCCAPVCCKPCCCQSSCCKPCCCCQSSCCKPCCCCESSCCKPCCCQSSCCKPCCCQSSCCKPCCCQSSCCKPCCCCESSCCKPCCCQSSCCKPCCCQSSCCKPCCCQSSCCAPVCCQCKI; this is translated from the exons ATGACGCTGTCTAACCATGTCCTCCAGCAGGACCCTGATGGTGCAGGTGAGACTGAGGATGTCGACAGTGGCCAGGCAGAGGACATGGgccaaatagaaacagaagggccAGCAGACTACACTGCTGCCTGCTACCCGAAAAAGGGCCACCGCCCT ggaggctgtggTTCCTGTGGGggctgcaagggaggctgtggctcctgtgggggctgcaagggaggctgtggTTCCTGCGGGggctgcaagggaggctgtggCTCCTGTGGGGGATGCAAACCCTGCTGCTGTCAgtccagctgctgcaagccctgtTGCTGCTGTGAGTCTAGCTGCTGCAAGCCCTGTTGCTGCTGCCAgtccagctgctgcaagccctgctgctgtcagtccagctgctgcaagccctgctgctgtcagtccagctgctgcaagccctgctgctgtcagtccagctgctgcaagccctgctgctgtcagtccagctgctgcaagccctgctgctgtcagtccagctgctgcaagccctgctgctgccaatccagctgctgcaagccctgctgctgtcagtccagctgctgcaagccctgctgctgCCAGTCCAGCTGTTGTGCCCCCGT ctgctgcaagccctgctgctgTCAGTCCAGCTGTTGCAAGCCCTGTTGCTGCTGTCAGTCCAGCTGTTGCAAGCCCTGTTGCTGCTGTGAGTCTAGCTGCTGCAAACCCTGCTGCTGCCAgtccagctgctgcaagccctgctgctgTCAGTCCAGCTGTTGCAAGCCCTGTTGCTGCCAgtccagctgctgcaagccctgtTGCTGCTGTGAGTCTAGCTGCTGCAAACCCTGTTGCTGCCAGTCCAGCTGCTGCAAACCCTGCTGCTGTCAgtccagctgctgcaagccctgctgctgCCAGTCCAGCTGTTGTGCCCCCGTGTGCTGCCAATGCAAAATCTAA